Part of the Allofrancisella frigidaquae genome is shown below.
CTGTAACAATTTAATGTCTATTTTTCCAACAGTATTCTTAGGAAGTTCATCCTTAAAAATGATTTTTCTCGGTAGTTTATAATGTGCAAGCTTAGTAGTACAGTAAGAGATAATTTCTTTTTCTGTTAATTTTTGGTGCGGTTTTAGTACTACAAATGCCACGGGCATTTCACCAGTCTCTACCGAAGGTATACCCACAACAGCAGCATCTTGTATTTCATGTTTATCAATAAGAGCTAACTCAATTTCTTTAGGGAAAACATTAAACCCTGAAACAATAATCATATGTTTTATCCTTCCTGAGATAACCAAGCGTCCTAATTCATCGAGGTATCCCATATCTCCTGTTTTTAACCAGCCATCATTAGTAAAGTGCTCCTTGTTGATTTCTGGCAAACTCCAAAATCCAGGAGATTTTTGAGGTCCTGTAACCCAGATTTCACCAGTTTTTCCCTGAGGAAGTTCATTACCTTTTTCATCATATATTCTGATATCTGTATTTGGTAGGTGATATCCAACGGTACCATTAAACTCAGAATCTTCGAGTGAGTTTACAGTGACAACTGGTGACATTTCAGATAAGCCATAGCCTTCTTTGATATTCACACCTGTAACTTTTTTCCATTCATCTGCTACTGCTTTGACGGTTGACATCCCACCACTTATAGAAAGCTTGAAATTAGGGAAGTTACTTTTTCTAAACTTTTTATTATTTAGTAACGCAACATAAAGAGTGTTAACCCCAAAAATAGTTGAGAAGTTGCTTTTTCTCATTTGGTTTACTAGACCATTAATATCTCTTGGGTTTGGGATTAGAATCTGTAGAGCACCAGAAAAATAGAAAAGAAATAAATTAGCTGTGAGACTAAAAATATGATAAATAGGTAGGGTAGTTAATACAATTTGTTCACTAAGTTTAATATTAAAGCCTTCTGTCCATGCTTTGATTTGATATATATTAGCAACGATATTCTTATGTAAAAGAATAGTTCCTTTGGGTGTACCTGTTGTACCACTAGAGTATTGTAAGGCTACCATATCATCAGGAGCCACTTCTATTTTAGAGTAGTCAGGTTTATAATCTGCTTTTATGGCATTAGAGAACGTGTCAAACTTATCTTTTAAATATTTGTCTTTCATACCTTTAATATATTTAGCTACAAAAGAAATTATTTGTTTTCTTGGAGTAGAATATAAATCTGCGATATGTGTAACCATCATATGCGTAAGGTCTTCACATTCAGCAGCAATTGCTTCCACAGTATGTGCTAATGATGAGAGTACGATAATTCCTTTTGCTTTTGAATCCTTAAGAATTCCTTTGACTTCTTTACTTGTATAAAGAGGGTTGATGTTTACGAAAACGCAGCCTAATTTTATTAACGCAAAAATAATAATAGGAAACTGTAGTAGATTTGGTAACATAATGGCGATATGTTGACCTTTTTTTACTTCCCATTTATGTTGTAGGTATCCTGCAAACATATCAGAATATTCATCAACTTGTTTAAAGCTTAGTTTTTGACCTTGGCATATAAAAGCTTCACGAGAAGAGAAGTTTTCAACTACTATTTTAAGCATATCACTTAAAGTGATCTCAGGGATTTTGATATGGCTTGGAACTTCTTTAGGGTAATCCTTATAATTTGACTTAGATATCATAAAACTCCTCTCTTTTTTAACAAGTAAATGATCATTTTTATGCTATTGAGCTTGATCTTTGAAGCATAGCCCTAGTTACATATTAAAGTATTGGATAATGTTTGTCATTAAAATGTTTGTATACAGTTATTTTCGTGCTCGGTTTCTGAGCGTAGTCGAAGTATGATTAGTTTCGCTACTTACTACGTAAGTTTTAGCGACATACTTTTTTCATTGCAAAAAAAGTATGCAAAAATGCCTAGCACATGCTACCGCTTAGTTGTATGCCATTGGCAACTACAAAACTCGCGATGCTCAAACAGTTGTAGTTGCTATTTCAATGGCTTAACAACTGCTAAACGCAAATGTGCTTTAAAAGACACAAGCACCAAGCAATAGACTGCTAAAACGATCTATTCTTAACTTGTACCAAACACATACTTTAATTAAAAAGCCAATTCTATTTATATTCATCTTGATGTTTTAAGTAGTAATCTCTTGGACTATGAAAGCTTGTTTGATTTCTACTATCACAAAATTTTTCTGTCTGCTTAGTATATGGTTGTAATACCTTCGTTTTATTTGCTATGGACTGTCGATAATATGCTGGAAAAGCAGCACAATAAACGCTTTTTAATTGACTCTTTTTAAAATCCTCTAACAATTCATTGGTTGATGATTTATTAATATCATCGATTCTAAAATCCATAACTATAATTGGATTATCTAGAGCTTGTACTTTGAAGTAGTATGAACCATATTGGGAAAAATCAAAAGACCCAGGGCGGTTATGAGTTTGGTATTTATATTCAAAACTTTCTAATTTAAATGGTTGCTTATATTCTTTCTCAAGAAGTTGCATAACCTCTTGTTTAACTTGCTGCTGTTGTTCTTTAGTTGCTTTTGGACTTATACTTCTTTCTAAATATCCATATGTTGCAGCAGCTGTCATGCAACTAGTTAAAAAGCAACATAAAAAAAATAGTGTTATTA
Proteins encoded:
- a CDS encoding long-chain-fatty-acid--CoA ligase; its protein translation is MISKSNYKDYPKEVPSHIKIPEITLSDMLKIVVENFSSREAFICQGQKLSFKQVDEYSDMFAGYLQHKWEVKKGQHIAIMLPNLLQFPIIIFALIKLGCVFVNINPLYTSKEVKGILKDSKAKGIIVLSSLAHTVEAIAAECEDLTHMMVTHIADLYSTPRKQIISFVAKYIKGMKDKYLKDKFDTFSNAIKADYKPDYSKIEVAPDDMVALQYSSGTTGTPKGTILLHKNIVANIYQIKAWTEGFNIKLSEQIVLTTLPIYHIFSLTANLFLFYFSGALQILIPNPRDINGLVNQMRKSNFSTIFGVNTLYVALLNNKKFRKSNFPNFKLSISGGMSTVKAVADEWKKVTGVNIKEGYGLSEMSPVVTVNSLEDSEFNGTVGYHLPNTDIRIYDEKGNELPQGKTGEIWVTGPQKSPGFWSLPEINKEHFTNDGWLKTGDMGYLDELGRLVISGRIKHMIIVSGFNVFPKEIELALIDKHEIQDAAVVGIPSVETGEMPVAFVVLKPHQKLTEKEIISYCTTKLAHYKLPRKIIFKDELPKNTVGKIDIKLLQQEAQKYQ